ATATATTAGCTACTAGAAAATAAAACATGCCCGTTGATTTTCCGGATTGTTGGATCTTCATCCAACGGCCACAATTGCCCTCATGTTGTTCTTCTTCCAACCAACGCCGTCCTAACTGCCTACTCTCACCTTCCGCGGCCGAGGCGTTACCATGCTCACCACGCCGCGCTCGTCCTCCCCTGAATCACTGCTCATGCCATCGCACTAAGCACTCACACCTCATGTTCTTCTCCGGCATCAATAGCCCCGTCCCCTAGGGGCACCCAGATCAATCAACCTCCGCCCCCTCTGCCTGGGACGTCTCACGGGCTTCGGGTCGTTCCCGTGCGAGCCCTAGACATTGTCCCCGCACTTTGCTGAGCTTCGTCAGCTTCGGGCTCTAACACTCAATTCGGCTGATATGAATTCTATTTTCAGGTGTCTCATATATAGCAAATATGAAATTGTCATTTTTTTACATTTGCAAAAACATTTTTATGCACAAGATCAAAACTCCACATAACCGAGTATATCTATGTCACCTTCCACTAAATAGTAAGTCTGCGTGTAATAGCACCGGGAGAATATCAGGTGATACCATAACATAGATGCTCTCATGCTATCAATTCGAAAAAGAAACAAATTTAAATGATTAATTTTCTTAAGAAAATTTGTGAATGTTCAGAACACATGTCTACAAACGCTAAAATCTTCAGATCCAAATTCAAAGTACACATAGagaaacaaaaatgacaaattcaCCGTGAATAGTGTGAATAAAGACAAAAAAATGAATGGTGTGAAAAACTATACTATTCATACATGGATTTGTCTTTTTGTTTCTCAATATGTATATTGaatttggatctgaatattctagGGGTTTTAAACACATATGCTGTGAGCATTCATGATTTTTCTTAGAATGTTTTGAATATTTTCTTTGCGAAAAGGACCCCAGAACTATATTAGAGAAGTCTAGTGATACAACATACCCTAACAAAGATAGAAATTACATCCAGGTCCTTGGGAACCAACCCACCACACACACCGTCGCGGGAAGAGAGcgcgtcgtcgtcgccgccgatGCCACCGCTCCTTCCTGGAGCCGGCTTACCCTTGGATACAACAATCCGACTATTTGGCAGACGGAAGTCTTCCATCCAAGGCCCAAATGGAACCCCACGCCAACTTCAAAGTTGGAATCaccagaaacttctccaaatctCCCTTGCCGAAGACGAAGGGGAAGAAAGAACTGGGGCCGCCCATGAACAAGCAACCACAGGGCTCTTCGTCGGCGCCGGAAACTATGCCAACGGGGCGGGGGAAGAGCCCCGACACAAATACAACATCTTGACCGTTGTCGCCGCCTTGCCGGCCAAAAACTGAAAACCTGACCTCACCGCCACATCGAGAGGAAATGAAAGCTCGGGGAACACAAACGCAGACCCTGCCGCCACCTCTTACATAACGACGaagccacacacacacacgactCCATACTCCCTATGTACACGCCAAAACGAAGATCCAGGGTTTCCCCACCCTCCCGCCGTCGGAGTGGCCGGCAGAGTGGGAGGGAACCCACAGGTTTgtcggcggccaaggggggaacgAAGATCGCCCTTGGATCGTCTCTCTACATAGTAGGAGATACGGGAACGCTGGCGTTTTGTAGAGGCACTTTTTGCGGGGATGCAATTTTTCCAAaacatttaaatttgaaattttCGAATTCGTAGCATGGAGCATCTAAATAGTACTGTATCACCTGATATTTTCCTCTATAGCACTCATTGCATGCTGAATACTACTCTAGATCACTAGCAGACTAATCACTACTTAGTCCTGACCGTCGGCGCCGGTTGAATCGGCTGCGTCTCTGCCCATGAACCGGCCGACGACTCGCACGACCTCGCCGCTGGTCTCCGACCATGGGTCCCTGGAAAAGAAGCCGTGCTCCATGCCCGCGAACAGTGCGAGCTCGACGTCGTTCCCCGCGGCCTTCATCCGCTCCACGTACCGGACCTGGTTGTCCTTGAGCATGTCGTCGCCGCCGACGACGACGAGCACGCGGCCGCCCACGAGTCCCAGGCCCGGGCTGTCCGGCCCGAGCGGGTTCATCAGCGGGTAGTCCTTGTTGGCGCCGGCCGGCAGGGCGAGCCGGTTGTACCGCTCGGCCACGTCCCGGCTCAGGAACGCGCTGCCCCGCGAGCCCAGCTCGGACTGCGTCGGCGCCTCCGAGGTGAACGCCGGCATGATGAGGACGTACCCGGCTGTCTTCACGGGGTCGAGCCCCGCCGCGCCGAACCGCGCGGCCATGTGGTGCGCGATGTTGGCGCCGGCGGAGTCGCCCGACACGAAGAGCCTGCCCGGGTCGGCGCCGGAGTCGGCGAGCCAGGCTTGGACGTCCCCGTCTGACCCAGATCCATCAGCAGGGCCGGGGGCGAGGCGGTCGCGGAGCCAGGCGAGGGCGTCGGCGGCGTCCTGGTGGGCGGCCGGGAGGCGGTGCTCGGGCGCGAGGCGGTAGTCGAAGGAGAGCACGAGGGCGGGGAGCTCGTGGGCGAAGCGGAGGCAGCAGGCGTGCACGGAGGGCCAGGCGCGGCTGCCGATGCAGAAGCCGCCGCCGTGGAAGTAGGCCAGCACCGGCAGCCGTCCCTCCGCTTCCCGTCGCGCCGGCCTGTACATGCGCACGCCGAGGCCGTGGGCCGGGTGGTACACGGCGTCCCTCCACTCGACGCGCCCGTCGTCGCGGTCCTCCACCGTGTACGGCGCCGCGGCGGAGCGCACGGTCGTCCCGTCGCTGAGCACCTGCAGCACGCCGCGGCAGTCCTCCACGACGTGTGGCGCCTCCATGCCGTCCGCCATCGCTTCCCCGCGCGTGGACGTGGAGAAGCTGGCTGGCCGACTCGATCTGACTTGTCCGGCCCGATCTGTTAGGCAGTTTGTTAGCGCGCACGCCACGCCACATATATGCGCGGCCAGCAGCTAGTGGGTTGTGTGAACCGTGAAGAACGTCGTGGAGCGGGTGCGCGTGCTGTAGCTGACTGTGCGGTGAGTAGGTGCCGACGTGCCGTAGCGGTGGGCGGTGGCGTTCAGCCCTGCCTGCACATTATTGCTGGGCTCCACGGTTTCTGGATTGCGGAAGCTGAGAGATGGGGGGTTCGAATTCGGGTTCGGTGGCTAACCTGGCGCAGGCCTGCGGGTGCTAGAGCCTCGAGGTGACGGCGGCGCGGACGCGGCGGGCGGCGGGACGGCGAGGACGATTCGGCTCCGTGCAGCGGCACATTCTTCTCCACGCGTCGGCCGTGCGGCTTGGAAGAGGCGGCGGGCCGGCGCTGTCGCTCGCAGGAGCAGGCTGCAGGCCATGGCTATTCGGAGCTTTCGGAGAAGACGACTCGGCTTTGGGGGATTCCACACAGTTTAACGTTCCACTGACTCTCATGACATGCGGGACCCTTTTGCTTTAAGTTGGATGACATGTGGGATTTCGAGTGGTAAGTACTTTTTTTAGCAAATTTCCAGCCATTCGACCATTCATATCTAGATTTGAATAATACTTTGAGCCATTAGAGTGTGCTGAATTTGATACGAAACAAGGGTCGGTTTGGTCATGTTTAGTGTTCGGTGTGAAGCTGTTGGTGCTTTTTCATAATCATAATCACAATTTTGAATCGTCTTTCTGTCCCTAGGCAACAGAGAAGCACCATTAGAGAAAGAAGCACTGATGATGCTTTCCATCTGCTAAAACATTTACAACCTTTAGCACACACGTATATATGAACAATGGAACACGGATGTACCAACCTGCAGAACGAAGTTGGAGTGATCATATGAAACTGGCATTCCATCTCTCTCGAGACACACACTCGTATATATGGTTGTGAATTCAGACAAATTGTGTAACACCCATTCAAAAATCACTCTTGACAAATATAATTCGTAAAAAAAAGACAAATATAATTCGTAAAAGCTTCTCACAAGCAAAGCTAAGGAGCTCTCGCATACTATGTCTCATTTCCCTATGTCCCTGTGTGGCTACTACGTAAAACACAACCACCATCTCTGCACTCTGCTTTTCTGGTGTGATTTTGTATAATGCTTACACTCAAGAAACTAGGTATTTTATGTCACAAACTGCTAGACTAACTACACCCATGGCCAAACTCTAGGTGGCACGTTGCCTCCGATGCAAAGGCCAGGAAGATCTCCTCCCGTGTATCTATTCTTGCCACCATTGTGATTCTGAGGTCTGACGAGCTATGACTACTGCGCAGATCAAAGCTAGCTATTCACACATTTGGATCACCTCTCGTCTTGATCTGCAGAAACCGACAGCGAGAGCGAGCGGTGGTAAGCACAGCTATAAAAATCAGTTAATGTTCTCACTAGAGAAAAAGGTAACGAAGTGGATCTCTGATATTTAGTCGGTTACAAACCTGAATGATCAGACGATGTGAACACCGGATTGTGGAGGCTGCCCCTGTTGCTGCGTATCACCAGAGTTTTCGCTCGTAGCGTTACTCC
This sequence is a window from Aegilops tauschii subsp. strangulata cultivar AL8/78 chromosome 7, Aet v6.0, whole genome shotgun sequence. Protein-coding genes within it:
- the LOC109781404 gene encoding strigolactones hydrolase CXE15, coding for MACSLLLRATAPARRLFQAARPTRGEECAAARSRIVLAVPPPAASAPPSPRGSSTRRPAPDRAGQVRSSRPASFSTSTRGEAMADGMEAPHVVEDCRGVLQVLSDGTTVRSAAAPYTVEDRDDGRVEWRDAVYHPAHGLGVRMYRPARREAEGRLPVLAYFHGGGFCIGSRAWPSVHACCLRFAHELPALVLSFDYRLAPEHRLPAAHQDAADALAWLRDRLAPGPADGSGSDGDVQAWLADSGADPGRLFVSGDSAGANIAHHMAARFGAAGLDPVKTAGYVLIMPAFTSEAPTQSELGSRGSAFLSRDVAERYNRLALPAGANKDYPLMNPLGPDSPGLGLVGGRVLVVVGGDDMLKDNQVRYVERMKAAGNDVELALFAGMEHGFFSRDPWSETSGEVVRVVGRFMGRDAADSTGADGQD